One Pontibacillus yanchengensis DNA window includes the following coding sequences:
- the flhA gene encoding flagellar biosynthesis protein FlhA: MSARDLSVLVGVILIIVMLVIPLPPVLLSVFILINISLALMVILVAMNTTEALEFSIFPSLLLLLTLFRLGLNVSTTRSILANAEAGGVVSTFGTFVTGNSALVGFVIFSILVIIQFLVITKGAERVSEVAARFTLDAMPGKQMSIDADLNAGLISEQQAKQRREKIENEADFYGAMDGASKFVKGDAIAGIIIVLINILFGLIIGMTQKGMGFSEAIDTYMRLTVGDGLVSQIPALLISTATGITVTRVASEGNLGTDVTGQMLRYPKLLYIAGATIFMLGLTPVPILITTVIAGVMIFGGWYLTRAAEQQEMPQEDEGEEQESSEMQSPENVVNLISTDPIEFEFGYALIPIADASQGGDLLDRIVMIRRQLAIELGLVIPTVRIRDNIQLNPNEYRLKVKGNEVAKGELLLDHYLAMSPGVEDDAVEGIDTQEPAFGLPAKWITEETKEDAEMFGYTVVDPPSVVSTHITEIIKQHAHMLLGRQETKQLIDHLKESYPILVEEVTPEPLSVGEIQKVLSKLLRENISIKNLPIIFETLADFGKMTNDTELLAEYARQSLSAQITYQFLQENDSIKVITVSGKVEKTIAEHVQQTEHGSYLALDPESQQSIVQSVAQQVEQLSLQEETPIVLCSPAVRMYLKQLLDRFLPQVVVLSYNELEPTVEVQSVGVVNVA, from the coding sequence ATGTCAGCTAGAGATTTATCGGTACTTGTGGGAGTAATATTAATTATTGTCATGCTAGTTATTCCCCTGCCACCTGTACTGTTAAGTGTCTTTATACTTATAAATATATCACTCGCACTTATGGTAATATTGGTAGCCATGAATACAACAGAAGCATTAGAGTTTTCCATTTTCCCTTCATTACTGTTACTACTAACCTTATTCCGATTAGGGTTAAATGTGTCTACCACTCGTTCCATACTTGCTAATGCAGAGGCTGGTGGAGTTGTATCAACATTCGGAACATTCGTTACGGGGAATAGTGCTTTGGTTGGTTTTGTAATCTTCTCCATCTTGGTTATTATTCAGTTTTTGGTTATCACCAAAGGTGCGGAACGTGTATCCGAAGTAGCGGCACGTTTTACGTTAGATGCTATGCCAGGAAAGCAGATGAGTATTGATGCAGATTTGAATGCTGGATTAATTTCTGAGCAGCAGGCTAAGCAACGAAGAGAAAAAATTGAAAATGAAGCAGATTTTTATGGGGCTATGGATGGTGCCAGTAAATTTGTTAAAGGTGACGCTATCGCAGGAATCATTATTGTACTTATAAATATATTATTTGGACTTATAATTGGTATGACACAAAAAGGAATGGGCTTTAGTGAAGCGATTGATACATATATGCGTTTAACTGTAGGGGATGGCCTAGTCAGCCAAATACCAGCCCTTCTTATATCAACGGCTACTGGTATTACCGTTACCCGTGTAGCTTCAGAGGGGAATCTTGGAACAGATGTAACAGGTCAGATGTTACGCTATCCTAAACTCCTATATATAGCTGGGGCAACCATCTTTATGCTCGGCCTAACTCCTGTACCGATACTTATTACGACAGTTATAGCGGGAGTTATGATCTTTGGAGGATGGTATCTTACAAGAGCTGCTGAACAACAAGAAATGCCTCAAGAAGATGAGGGTGAGGAACAAGAAAGTTCTGAAATGCAATCTCCTGAAAATGTTGTTAATTTAATAAGCACTGATCCTATAGAATTTGAATTTGGATATGCCCTCATTCCTATTGCTGACGCTAGTCAGGGAGGAGACCTACTTGACCGAATTGTCATGATAAGGAGGCAATTAGCCATCGAATTGGGGCTCGTAATTCCAACAGTAAGAATACGTGATAATATACAACTCAACCCGAATGAATACCGGTTAAAAGTAAAAGGAAATGAAGTAGCGAAAGGTGAACTACTTTTAGATCATTATTTAGCTATGAGTCCAGGAGTTGAAGATGATGCAGTAGAAGGAATTGATACACAAGAACCTGCGTTTGGTCTTCCAGCAAAATGGATTACGGAGGAAACGAAAGAAGATGCTGAAATGTTTGGTTATACAGTAGTAGATCCTCCATCTGTCGTATCAACACATATAACCGAGATCATAAAACAACATGCACATATGCTATTAGGAAGACAAGAAACGAAACAACTTATCGATCATCTTAAAGAATCTTATCCAATTTTAGTTGAGGAAGTTACACCAGAGCCTTTATCTGTAGGTGAAATTCAAAAAGTTTTATCCAAGCTTTTAAGAGAAAATATATCAATCAAAAATCTACCTATTATATTTGAGACCTTAGCCGACTTTGGAAAGATGACAAATGACACAGAATTACTTGCTGAATACGCACGCCAATCATTATCAGCACAAATCACATATCAGTTCTTACAAGAGAATGATTCTATTAAAGTCATCACCGTTTCAGGAAAGGTTGAAAAAACCATCGCGGAGCATGTTCAACAAACGGAACATGGCAGCTACTTAGCTTTAGACCCAGAGTCTCAGCAGTCCATAGTGCAGTCTGTAGCTCAGCAAGTTGAACAGCTTTCCTTACAAGAAGAAACGCCAATCGTATTATGTTCTCCTGCTGTTAGAATGTACCTGAAACAATTACTGGATCGATTTTTACCTCAAGTTGTTGTCTTGTCTTATAACGAATTAGAACCAACTGTTGAAGTCCAAAGTGTAGGGGTGGTGAATGTAGCATGA
- the fliM gene encoding flagellar motor switch protein FliM, translating into MAEEVLSQNEIDALLSALSTGEMDADDLKKEEKEQKVKVYDFKRALRFSKDQIRSLSRIHENFARLLTTFFSAQLRTYVQISVASVDQIPYEEFIRSIPKMTILNIFSVAPLDGRILLEANPNIAYAMLDRVLGGRGVSVNKVENLTEIETKIMSQMFEKTIDNLQEAWSSVVDIDPELDEFEVNPQFLQMVSPNETVVVISLNTEIGDSSGMINICIPHVVLEPIIPKLSVHYWMQTETKEREPGEYEALTKNIQKAEVEMKTILGESSMTIEQFLQLAPDDVIQLNQDIDDPLVLKVDDESKFLVQPGESKKKVAVQVLEEYKGGDDDDE; encoded by the coding sequence TTGGCTGAAGAGGTTCTTTCCCAAAATGAAATAGATGCTTTACTATCTGCTTTATCTACTGGGGAAATGGACGCAGATGATTTAAAGAAAGAAGAAAAAGAGCAAAAAGTGAAGGTTTACGATTTTAAACGTGCCCTCCGCTTCTCAAAAGATCAAATAAGAAGTTTATCGAGGATACATGAAAACTTTGCCAGACTGTTAACAACGTTTTTTTCAGCTCAACTTCGAACATATGTACAAATATCAGTTGCTTCTGTAGACCAAATTCCTTATGAAGAGTTTATACGTTCCATTCCTAAAATGACCATTCTTAACATTTTCTCTGTAGCTCCATTAGATGGACGAATCCTTCTGGAAGCTAATCCAAATATTGCATATGCAATGCTTGACCGTGTTTTAGGAGGAAGAGGAGTTAGTGTGAATAAGGTAGAGAACCTAACAGAGATTGAAACGAAAATCATGTCACAAATGTTTGAAAAGACCATTGATAACTTGCAAGAAGCCTGGAGCTCTGTTGTTGATATTGACCCTGAGCTTGATGAATTTGAGGTTAATCCTCAATTCTTACAAATGGTGTCTCCAAATGAAACGGTAGTCGTAATTTCATTAAACACGGAGATTGGTGACTCCAGCGGTATGATTAATATATGTATACCTCATGTTGTACTAGAACCAATCATACCAAAACTATCCGTACATTATTGGATGCAAACAGAAACGAAAGAACGTGAACCAGGTGAGTATGAAGCATTAACGAAAAATATTCAAAAAGCGGAAGTTGAAATGAAGACGATTCTTGGTGAATCCTCGATGACAATTGAACAATTTTTACAATTAGCCCCAGATGATGTCATCCAGTTAAACCAAGACATTGATGATCCATTAGTATTAAAAGTAGATGATGAATCAAAGTTTCTTGTGCAGCCTGGAGAATCGAAGAAGAAAGTAGCTGTACAAGTTCTAGAAGAATATAAAGGGGGGGACGATGATGATGAGTGA
- the fliQ gene encoding flagellar biosynthesis protein FliQ — MNSQFVISLAERGIYTVLIVTGPLLILALSVGLLVSIFQATTQIQEQTLAFIPKIVAVMGGLVFFGPWMLSKMVEFAASIFNNLNQFVG; from the coding sequence ATGAATAGTCAGTTTGTAATTTCATTAGCAGAGCGTGGCATTTATACAGTACTTATCGTCACTGGTCCATTACTCATTTTGGCTTTATCAGTTGGATTGCTTGTTTCTATTTTTCAAGCAACAACACAAATTCAAGAACAGACGCTTGCCTTTATCCCTAAAATTGTAGCTGTTATGGGTGGGCTAGTATTCTTTGGGCCATGGATGCTATCAAAAATGGTGGAGTTTGCTGCAAGTATTTTTAATAATCTTAATCAATTTGTAGGGTAA
- the flhB gene encoding flagellar biosynthesis protein FlhB, with protein sequence MNHLRLDLQFFSQEKTEEATPKKREDSRKKGQVAKSQDVNTALLLFAVFLILFVVGGFLRTRFTTLFEQSFSEYITWEVTQNTVHEIMFESTMEMASTLAPIMGMAILAGLASNFLQIGVLFTGEPLKIDLKKLNPIQGAKKIFAARALVELVKSLLKIGFVGSVTFSILWFRREDMMEMSQKGLEAAVAFFGQTTVIMGLAASLLLLVLSVIDYTYQRYDHEKNIRMSKQDVKDEHKNIEGDPQIKSKIKERQRQMSQQRMMSEVPEADVVITNPTHYAVAIKYDESKAQAPYVVAKGVDYVALKIREIAKQHDVVTVENRSLARAMYDSVEIDNAIGEEYYQAVAEILAYVYRIQKKA encoded by the coding sequence ATGAACCATCTTCGCTTAGATTTACAATTCTTTTCACAAGAAAAAACGGAAGAAGCTACTCCCAAAAAACGGGAAGACAGTAGAAAAAAAGGTCAAGTAGCTAAGAGTCAGGATGTAAATACAGCACTTTTATTATTTGCTGTATTTTTGATTCTTTTTGTGGTTGGCGGGTTTCTAAGAACACGTTTCACCACCTTATTTGAACAAAGTTTTAGCGAATACATTACTTGGGAAGTAACACAAAACACTGTTCATGAAATTATGTTTGAATCAACGATGGAAATGGCATCCACGTTGGCACCAATAATGGGAATGGCTATATTAGCAGGACTAGCCTCAAACTTTTTGCAAATTGGCGTGTTGTTTACTGGTGAGCCATTGAAAATTGATTTAAAAAAACTAAATCCTATTCAGGGTGCTAAAAAAATATTTGCTGCTAGAGCATTAGTTGAGTTAGTGAAATCGTTGTTGAAGATTGGTTTTGTGGGTTCTGTAACCTTCTCAATCCTATGGTTTCGTCGTGAAGATATGATGGAGATGTCCCAAAAAGGATTAGAAGCAGCAGTGGCATTTTTTGGTCAAACCACTGTCATCATGGGACTAGCAGCTTCATTATTATTACTCGTACTCTCTGTTATTGATTATACATATCAGCGTTATGATCATGAGAAAAACATCCGAATGTCAAAACAGGATGTAAAGGATGAGCATAAGAACATAGAAGGTGACCCGCAGATAAAATCAAAAATTAAAGAACGTCAACGACAAATGTCCCAACAACGCATGATGAGTGAAGTACCAGAGGCGGATGTTGTTATCACAAACCCTACTCACTATGCGGTAGCTATCAAATATGATGAATCAAAAGCTCAGGCACCGTACGTTGTTGCTAAAGGAGTCGATTATGTAGCCTTGAAAATTCGTGAGATTGCTAAACAACATGATGTCGTAACTGTTGAAAATCGATCTTTAGCAAGAGCCATGTACGACTCTGTAGAAATTGATAACGCCATTGGAGAAGAGTACTATCAAGCGGTAGCGGAAATATTAGCTTATGTATATCGTATCCAAAAAAAAGCTTAA
- the flgG gene encoding flagellar basal body rod protein FlgG, whose product MLRSMYAGISGMKGMQQKLDVIGNNIANVNTSGYKKGRVTFQDMMSQTVSGAEGPVNDRGGKNPSQVGLGSQLGSIDNIHTQGNRQTTNRPLDLAIEGDGMFAVADSVEAGDNIGDTYYTRSGNFYLDNQGDIVNNNGQYLLGESGSNDGGGDLSKINIPETAKSFSITSNGSVNYIDDNGDNQVAGQVRMAKFANPAGLEKAGSNMFRATNNSGDGIEDLADTEIPGTGGSGQLVSGALEMSNVDLGGEFTEMITAQRGFQANTRIITTSDEILQELVNLKR is encoded by the coding sequence ATGTTACGTTCAATGTATGCAGGTATTTCCGGAATGAAAGGTATGCAACAAAAATTAGATGTGATTGGTAATAACATTGCCAATGTGAATACATCTGGCTATAAAAAAGGAAGGGTTACGTTTCAAGATATGATGAGTCAGACAGTGAGTGGCGCAGAAGGACCCGTTAACGATCGTGGCGGTAAAAACCCTTCCCAAGTTGGACTAGGTTCGCAGTTAGGGTCTATTGATAACATTCATACGCAAGGTAATCGCCAAACTACGAACCGCCCACTTGATTTAGCAATTGAAGGGGATGGGATGTTTGCAGTAGCTGATTCAGTTGAAGCTGGAGATAATATTGGAGATACCTATTATACTCGTTCAGGTAACTTCTACTTAGATAACCAGGGAGATATCGTGAATAACAACGGTCAATATCTATTAGGAGAAAGTGGAAGTAATGATGGGGGTGGTGATTTATCAAAAATCAATATCCCAGAAACTGCGAAAAGTTTTAGTATTACCTCCAATGGCTCTGTTAATTATATTGATGATAATGGTGACAACCAAGTTGCAGGACAAGTTCGAATGGCTAAATTTGCAAACCCAGCTGGGTTAGAAAAAGCTGGTAGCAATATGTTTAGAGCAACTAATAACTCTGGAGATGGAATAGAGGATTTAGCTGATACAGAAATTCCAGGTACTGGAGGATCAGGACAACTAGTCTCAGGCGCACTAGAAATGTCCAATGTTGACCTGGGTGGAGAATTCACGGAAATGATTACAGCTCAACGTGGTTTCCAGGCTAATACTCGAATCATTACAACATCTGATGAAATCCTCCAAGAGCTTGTCAATCTAAAACGTTAA
- the fliY gene encoding flagellar motor switch phosphatase FliY produces the protein MMSDDMLSQDEIDALLKGTADDADENEQNQAGQQPPVEDYLSTLEQDALGEIGNISFGSSATALSSLLNHKVEITTPTISVVERDKLSEEFPQPNVAIQVTYTEGFSGMNLLVIKQTDAAIIADLMLGGDGTSPSDEMNDIHLSAVQEAMNQMMGSAATSMSTVFNKRVDISPPTIDLLDVQEGEGTETIPKKDVLVKVSFQLKVGNLIDSNIMQLLPVEFAKQLVDQLLNPPEEEESNQLDQSKTAKEVERPVSQMTNNPTPETNQNGHQTQTNAAQQAQSQGQQAQQGPQYLGGMQGGAESTIQSAQFSSFDQVELPQNEQRNLDMLLDIPLRVTVELGRTKRTIKEILELSSGSVVELDKLAGEPVDILVNDKPIAKGEVVVIDENFGVRVTDILSQKDRLKRIQ, from the coding sequence ATGATGAGTGATGATATGCTTTCTCAGGATGAAATCGACGCGTTGTTAAAAGGTACAGCAGATGATGCTGATGAAAATGAACAAAACCAAGCAGGCCAACAACCCCCTGTGGAAGATTACTTGTCAACATTAGAACAAGACGCATTAGGTGAGATTGGAAATATTTCGTTTGGTAGTTCAGCAACAGCTTTATCTAGCTTGTTGAATCATAAAGTTGAAATCACCACGCCAACTATTTCTGTAGTTGAACGTGATAAATTATCAGAGGAGTTTCCACAACCAAATGTGGCCATTCAAGTTACATATACAGAAGGTTTTTCTGGTATGAATTTATTAGTTATTAAACAAACAGATGCAGCAATTATTGCTGACTTAATGTTAGGTGGGGATGGAACATCTCCTTCAGACGAAATGAATGATATACATTTAAGTGCTGTACAAGAAGCTATGAATCAAATGATGGGTTCTGCGGCAACGAGTATGTCGACGGTCTTTAATAAGCGGGTAGACATTTCACCACCAACCATTGATTTATTGGATGTACAGGAAGGCGAAGGTACTGAAACGATACCGAAAAAGGATGTACTTGTGAAGGTATCCTTCCAGCTTAAAGTTGGAAATCTAATTGATTCCAACATTATGCAACTACTACCTGTTGAATTTGCCAAGCAACTCGTTGATCAACTACTTAATCCTCCAGAAGAAGAGGAAAGCAATCAATTAGACCAATCAAAAACAGCAAAAGAGGTGGAACGTCCAGTCTCTCAAATGACTAATAATCCAACACCAGAAACCAATCAGAATGGTCATCAAACACAAACAAATGCTGCACAGCAGGCACAATCCCAAGGTCAACAAGCTCAACAAGGGCCGCAATATTTGGGTGGTATGCAAGGTGGAGCAGAGTCTACTATACAATCAGCCCAGTTTAGTAGTTTTGATCAAGTAGAATTACCACAAAATGAACAAAGAAACCTAGATATGCTGTTGGATATTCCGTTACGAGTGACCGTTGAGCTAGGAAGAACAAAGCGGACTATTAAAGAAATTTTGGAGCTGTCATCAGGATCAGTGGTAGAGCTTGATAAATTAGCTGGAGAACCGGTTGACATCTTAGTAAACGACAAGCCAATTGCTAAAGGTGAAGTAGTTGTAATTGACGAGAACTTTGGTGTACGCGTAACGGATATATTAAGCCAAAAAGATCGCTTAAAGCGAATACAATAA
- a CDS encoding response regulator: MASKILIVDDAAFMRMMIKDILTKNGFEVIGEAQDGNQAIEKYKELDPDLITMDITMPEMDGITALKEIKSINPDVKIIMCSAMGQQAMVIDAIQAGAKDFIVKPFQADRVLEAIKKALG; the protein is encoded by the coding sequence ATGGCAAGTAAGATTCTAATAGTAGACGATGCAGCATTCATGCGTATGATGATCAAGGATATTCTAACAAAAAATGGATTTGAAGTAATCGGAGAAGCTCAAGACGGTAATCAAGCGATTGAGAAGTATAAAGAATTAGATCCTGATTTAATCACGATGGATATTACCATGCCGGAAATGGATGGTATTACAGCTCTCAAAGAAATTAAGTCTATTAATCCTGATGTGAAAATCATTATGTGTTCAGCCATGGGGCAACAAGCGATGGTTATTGATGCTATTCAAGCTGGAGCTAAAGACTTTATAGTGAAGCCATTTCAAGCTGATCGTGTATTAGAAGCTATAAAAAAAGCATTAGGGTAA
- the fliR gene encoding flagellar biosynthetic protein FliR → MLEFIDLNKLPAFLLIFVRVTAFFVTIPIFSYKNVPTQHKVGFSFFLAWIMYYTIDIPEITIDGTFYILLLKETLVGLAIGFIAYLVLAAIQIAGGFIDFQMGFAIANVIDPRTGVQSPLIGQYLYTVTLLFLLAVNAHHMLIDGVFYSYELIPIESLDVGFSNQSMVSFVIETFNQMFVIAFQMAVPIVGCLFLVDVALGIVARTVPQLNVFVVGLPLKIFVSFVVILISFGMFTILIRDIFEMMLMSMRGLMRIMGGA, encoded by the coding sequence ATGCTTGAGTTTATCGATTTAAATAAACTACCAGCCTTTCTATTAATCTTTGTAAGGGTTACTGCTTTTTTTGTTACAATACCTATTTTCTCTTACAAAAACGTCCCAACACAGCATAAAGTAGGTTTTAGTTTCTTCTTAGCTTGGATTATGTATTACACAATTGATATTCCAGAGATAACGATTGATGGAACCTTTTACATCTTATTGCTCAAAGAAACGCTGGTTGGATTAGCTATTGGTTTTATTGCGTACCTCGTATTAGCAGCCATCCAGATTGCTGGGGGGTTTATTGATTTCCAAATGGGTTTCGCTATCGCAAACGTAATTGACCCCAGAACTGGTGTTCAGAGTCCATTGATTGGTCAATATTTATATACGGTGACGTTGTTATTCTTGCTAGCTGTTAATGCGCACCACATGTTAATTGATGGAGTATTTTACAGTTACGAACTGATACCCATAGAGAGTCTAGACGTAGGCTTTTCAAACCAATCTATGGTTTCTTTTGTAATTGAAACGTTTAATCAGATGTTTGTTATTGCTTTTCAAATGGCGGTTCCAATTGTGGGATGTTTGTTTTTAGTTGATGTGGCGTTAGGTATAGTGGCTAGAACCGTTCCGCAATTAAACGTGTTTGTAGTTGGTCTTCCATTAAAGATCTTCGTCAGCTTTGTAGTGATTTTAATATCTTTTGGTATGTTTACCATTTTAATTAGAGACATATTTGAAATGATGCTTATGTCCATGAGGGGATTAATGAGGATAATGGGAGGTGCCTAA
- the fliP gene encoding flagellar type III secretion system pore protein FliP (The bacterial flagellar biogenesis protein FliP forms a type III secretion system (T3SS)-type pore required for flagellar assembly.), translating into MNEFIDVFSNSDPSNVTTSVKLLLLLTILSLAPSILILMTSFTRILIVLSFVRTSLATQQMPPNQVLIGLALFLTFFIMGPIFQEVNEEALTPLFNEEITLDEAYDRASEPMKEFMATHTREKDLALFMNYTEMERPDTIQEIPITTLVPAFAISELKTAFQMGFMIFIPFLVIDMAVASVLMSMGMMMLPPVMISLPFKILLFVLVDGWYLITHSLLEGF; encoded by the coding sequence ATGAATGAATTTATAGATGTCTTCTCCAATTCAGATCCGTCAAATGTTACTACATCTGTTAAACTTCTGCTTCTGTTAACGATACTTTCTCTCGCTCCTAGTATATTAATTTTGATGACATCTTTTACAAGAATCTTAATTGTTTTATCTTTTGTGAGAACATCCCTCGCGACGCAACAAATGCCTCCTAATCAAGTATTAATAGGATTAGCTTTGTTCCTGACATTCTTTATCATGGGGCCTATTTTTCAAGAAGTGAATGAAGAAGCTCTTACGCCTCTTTTTAATGAGGAGATTACACTAGATGAAGCATATGATAGAGCAAGTGAACCCATGAAGGAATTTATGGCGACTCACACAAGGGAAAAGGATTTAGCTCTTTTTATGAATTATACGGAGATGGAGAGACCTGACACCATTCAAGAGATTCCCATTACAACGTTAGTACCAGCATTTGCTATTAGTGAATTAAAAACGGCTTTCCAAATGGGATTTATGATATTTATACCATTTCTCGTTATTGATATGGCTGTAGCAAGTGTCCTCATGTCAATGGGGATGATGATGTTACCACCTGTCATGATTTCCTTGCCCTTTAAAATCTTACTATTCGTTTTAGTAGATGGTTGGTACCTCATTACACATTCATTGCTGGAAGGATTCTAA
- a CDS encoding TIGR02530 family flagellar biosynthesis protein produces the protein MDPRIHQLQHKPLQLPKTKTTNVSSSNTASFQEVLQKEVESLTISKHARTRLQERNIHIQDNVWETISSKVKEAKAKGVTESLVVTKDAALVVSAKNDTVITAMDRKEAASQIFTNINGTILMED, from the coding sequence ATGGATCCGAGAATCCATCAGTTACAACACAAACCCTTACAGCTTCCAAAAACTAAGACTACTAATGTTTCCTCAAGTAACACTGCGTCTTTTCAAGAAGTACTTCAAAAAGAAGTAGAAAGTTTAACTATTAGTAAACATGCGAGGACAAGGTTACAAGAACGAAACATTCACATACAGGATAATGTATGGGAAACAATTTCATCAAAAGTAAAGGAAGCGAAAGCTAAAGGAGTCACAGAGTCACTAGTGGTAACGAAAGATGCAGCACTAGTAGTCAGCGCGAAAAATGATACAGTCATTACAGCCATGGATCGAAAAGAAGCTGCATCGCAAATCTTTACGAATATTAATGGAACAATTTTAATGGAAGATTAG
- a CDS encoding flagellar biosynthetic protein FliO, translated as MKLKPIIRVLIACITLATVPMAHVHAGSKSVDCAYNPEKCQDDNNSNQPEEEEPTSTSPGQSSSDSPSIGWQIVKLVFAVLFIVVLIYGLLKFVNKRNKMFQSVKTLENIGGVSLGQNKSLQVVRIGEQYYAVGVGDNVELLTEITDEKTIQAFHQQNDQASYSASSILANVIPKTKQQSGKGEEKSSSSSVQFQQLFQSELNSLKQKRKKVMDQHQKQKEDSDE; from the coding sequence ATGAAATTGAAACCAATCATCAGGGTTTTAATAGCTTGTATCACACTTGCAACAGTTCCAATGGCACATGTACATGCAGGTTCTAAAAGTGTCGATTGTGCCTATAACCCTGAAAAATGCCAAGATGATAATAACTCAAACCAACCAGAGGAAGAGGAACCAACATCTACTTCCCCTGGTCAGAGTTCTAGTGACAGTCCTTCTATAGGTTGGCAAATTGTTAAACTCGTGTTTGCTGTTTTGTTTATTGTTGTACTTATCTATGGACTACTGAAATTTGTAAATAAGCGAAACAAAATGTTTCAAAGCGTGAAGACGCTCGAAAATATTGGAGGCGTTTCACTGGGTCAAAATAAATCGCTTCAAGTGGTGCGCATCGGAGAGCAATATTATGCAGTTGGAGTAGGAGATAATGTAGAGCTCTTAACAGAAATTACCGATGAAAAGACAATTCAAGCATTCCATCAACAGAATGATCAAGCGAGTTATTCAGCAAGTTCCATACTCGCAAATGTTATTCCAAAGACGAAACAACAGTCAGGAAAAGGGGAAGAAAAGAGTTCTAGTTCCTCTGTTCAATTTCAGCAATTATTTCAATCTGAGCTGAATTCGTTAAAACAAAAAAGGAAGAAAGTGATGGATCAGCACCAAAAGCAGAAAGAGGATTCAGATGAATGA
- a CDS encoding flagellar FlbD family protein produces MIALTKLNGDRFTLNAIYIEQVQRLPATTITLSNGKKVIVKETDAEVISQVKQFYRQIGLVGVQNDNEEGSS; encoded by the coding sequence ATGATTGCATTAACCAAGCTAAATGGTGACCGGTTTACATTGAATGCTATTTACATAGAGCAAGTTCAACGTTTGCCCGCTACCACAATCACATTAAGTAATGGAAAGAAAGTCATTGTCAAGGAAACAGATGCTGAAGTCATTTCGCAAGTGAAACAATTCTATCGACAAATAGGATTGGTAGGGGTTCAAAATGATAATGAGGAGGGATCCTCTTGA
- the fliL gene encoding flagellar basal body-associated protein FliL — protein MSSRLFKSMVTALVVITIVGVVALILVLNTSGQEDSSAEPTIDEIIENSFETEEITTDLKNDRFVRIQFRIVTNGKDAKQELQKRDFQLKNILIKELSKMEESEFQSGVANLESMLKLRLNELLAEGNVTEVYTIEKVLQ, from the coding sequence TTGAGTTCAAGGTTATTTAAGTCGATGGTCACCGCGTTAGTCGTAATTACAATTGTTGGTGTAGTGGCTCTTATATTAGTATTAAATACTTCAGGCCAAGAAGATTCTAGTGCTGAACCAACAATTGATGAAATAATAGAGAATTCTTTTGAGACAGAAGAGATAACGACTGATTTGAAAAATGACCGTTTTGTTCGGATTCAATTCCGGATTGTAACCAACGGCAAGGATGCCAAACAAGAATTACAAAAGCGTGATTTTCAATTGAAGAATATCTTAATCAAAGAACTATCTAAGATGGAAGAGAGTGAATTTCAATCGGGAGTTGCTAATCTAGAGAGCATGCTGAAGCTACGTTTGAACGAATTATTAGCAGAAGGAAATGTTACTGAGGTGTACACAATTGAAAAAGTTTTGCAGTAA